The following are encoded together in the Pleurocapsa sp. FMAR1 genome:
- a CDS encoding P-II family nitrogen regulator, with product MAKPATKLVIVTEKLLLKKIAKIIHEAGATGYTVVDAGGEGSRNVRSSGQPSVSDNFSNIKFEVLTDSRDMAVKISDEVAARFFDDYSGIVYLCEAEVLSAHKFCGPDGC from the coding sequence ATGGCCAAGCCAGCCACCAAGCTCGTCATCGTCACGGAAAAGTTGCTGCTGAAAAAGATCGCCAAAATCATCCACGAAGCCGGGGCGACCGGTTATACGGTGGTGGACGCTGGCGGTGAAGGCAGTCGCAACGTGCGCTCGTCGGGACAACCCTCCGTTTCCGACAACTTCTCAAATATAAAGTTCGAGGTGCTCACCGACAGTCGGGATATGGCGGTGAAGATTTCGGATGAGGTCGCAGCGCGGTTTTTCGACGATTATTCGGGCATCGTCTATCTCTGTGAGGCGGAGGTACTGAGTGCGCACAAGTTCTGTGGGCCAGACGGCTGTTAA
- a CDS encoding sodium-dependent bicarbonate transport family permease — MDFLSDFLTRFLAQLQSPTLGFLIGGMVIASVGSRLSIPDPVYKFIVFMLLMKVGLTGGQAIRDANLAEILLPALFAVVIGILIVFIGRYTLCKLPNVKTEDGIATAGLFGAVSGSTLAAALELMDQQGMAYEPWAAALYPFMDIPALVTAIVLASIYTSKRRGTANESLSKQRVAVGGNASEYPSEPHGTAGEYPSKRRGTASKRVRVWPIVQESLQGSALSALLLGLALGLITQPETVYESFYSPLFAGLLSVLMLIMGMEAAARLKELRKVAQWFAVYAFVAPLLHGFIAFGLGMIAHYTTGFSPGGVVLLAVIAASSSDISGPPTLRAGIPSANPSAYIGSSTAIGTPVAIALGIPLYIGLAQALMGG; from the coding sequence ATGGATTTTTTGTCCGATTTCTTGACGCGCTTCCTGGCGCAGTTACAGTCCCCAACACTCGGCTTTCTGATTGGTGGTATGGTCATTGCCTCCGTCGGTAGCCGACTATCAATTCCAGATCCAGTCTATAAGTTCATCGTCTTTATGCTGCTTATGAAAGTTGGCTTAACTGGTGGACAGGCAATCCGCGACGCCAATCTGGCGGAGATACTGTTGCCTGCGCTGTTCGCCGTAGTAATAGGGATTCTTATCGTGTTCATAGGACGCTACACGTTGTGCAAGCTGCCGAACGTCAAAACCGAGGATGGCATTGCGACCGCAGGCTTATTCGGTGCCGTGAGTGGTTCTACCCTCGCGGCAGCCTTGGAGCTAATGGACCAGCAGGGCATGGCATACGAACCCTGGGCCGCCGCACTCTATCCCTTCATGGACATCCCAGCGCTTGTGACTGCAATCGTCTTAGCCAGCATTTATACCAGCAAGCGGCGCGGTACTGCAAACGAGTCTCTCAGCAAGCAGCGCGTTGCCGTAGGCGGTAACGCAAGCGAGTATCCCAGCGAGCCGCACGGTACCGCAGGAGAGTATCCCAGCAAGCGGCGCGGTACCGCAAGCAAGCGGGTTAGGGTATGGCCCATCGTGCAGGAAAGCCTTCAGGGTTCTGCCCTATCAGCACTGCTACTCGGCCTCGCGCTAGGTCTGATAACCCAGCCAGAAACTGTCTATGAAAGCTTCTACTCTCCCCTCTTCGCTGGCCTGCTTTCGGTGCTAATGCTGATCATGGGCATGGAGGCCGCAGCAAGGCTTAAAGAGCTGCGCAAGGTAGCCCAGTGGTTCGCCGTATATGCCTTTGTGGCACCTCTGCTCCATGGGTTCATCGCCTTCGGTCTCGGTATGATTGCTCACTACACCACGGGATTCAGCCCTGGCGGAGTTGTGCTCCTTGCCGTCATCGCCGCCTCCAGTTCAGACATCTCAGGGCCGCCTACTTTACGGGCCGGTATCCCGTCGGCTAATCCCTCCGCCTACATAGGCTCGTCCACAGCCATCGGCACGCCGGTTGCGATCGCCTTGGGAATACCGCTCTACATCGGGCTTGCCCAGGCGCTGATGGGCGGCTAA